CAGAATGATTCAGGATGGCACCCCCACCCTGGCCTGTCAAGAATGGGCCGGAGGCGGACGTTCATGCAGCGTGAAGGCTGCGACGTGGCGGACCGGGCCGCTTTGGTAGGTGTCTCCTGCTGGCACATTGCGGTGGCCCGCCCGGTGGACTGGATGCACGAGCATGATGACCAACCCATTGTCGGTTAGCGCTACCGGGCGTTCATGGACATGAACCTGCTGCACTTCCAGATGGCTCTGCGTCCGCTGGACGCGCGGCGCGTGATGCTGATCTCCTCGAAGGATGCCAGCGCGCCGCAGCTCAGCCGCAGGGACGGCTGCCTGTTCGGCCACGCTACGTCGCGGAATCTGGCCCGGTTGCGCGACCACTCCTGAGTCCGCCCAACGTCAGTGCGGCCGGGTTAGGGCTGCTCTGCGGTTCCGGTCCCTGCGAGGGCTGGCCAGCGCTGGCCGTCGGGGCTGCCCAGGCCGGTGCAGGCGTCCCAGCCGTCAGCGGCGCGGTACGCTCCGTTGTCGCCACTGGTGATGTCCCGCTGCGCGCCGGCTCCGTACAACAGCGGGTTCAGGAAGCCCAGGGGCTGCTCTCGGCCCGCGTTCAGCCGCGCCACCAGACCCGCCCACAGCGGCGCCACGGCGCTCGTGCCGCCGATCACCATGTCCTGCCCATCCACCCGCACGCGGTACCCGGTCTGCGGGTCGGCCACCCCGGCGATGTCCGGCACGCCGCGTCCCACCCGCCGGCCGGGGTTGGCGGAGGGCGGTACGCCCACGCGCTGCTGGTAGTCCGGCACCGGAAACACGTCGCTCACGCCGCCGCCCGTGGCGCCATGTCCGGGCGTGTTCCACACCACCTCGCGGGCGATGCGGCCACCGCCGTCCAGGTCGAGCCTCGTGCCGCCGCAGCCGGTGGCCCACGGACTCGACGCGGGGAAGTCCGTGTGTGCCAGCCCGTCTCCCACCCGGTCACCCGAACCGTCGTCGCCCGCAGCACACAGCACGGTCACGCCCAGCATCGCAGCGTCGTGGAAGGCGTCGTCCATAGCCCGCATGGCCTGCTCCGTCCACGCGGCCTCGGCGGCGCCCCAGCTGATCGAAACAACGCTGGGCCGACGTTCCGCGTCGTGCACGGCGGTGGTGATGGCATTCAGGAACCCGGCGTCGGTGTTTGGTGCAAAGTACACCGCGATCCGGGCGCCCGGAGCCACGGCGCCCGCCACCTCGATGTCCAGCAGCACTTCACCGTCCGCGCTGCTCGGATCGCCGCTCGGGTCGTTCCTGCCGCCGTTGACCTCCACCGCCGTGACAGCGGGTGTGGTCAGGCCAAGGCCGGTGAAGTATGCGCTCAGGTCGGCCTCCGTATACCCGCCGCCGAGTTCGATGATGGCGATGGTCTGCCCGGCGCCGTCTCCCGGCGGAAACTGGTACGCCTGCGCGAGTTCCACGGGCGTATACCCGTGGCCCGCCGCGTGCGGGAACGCCACGCCAGGCTGCCCCACCGGCGAGCCCAGACGGAACTGCGGCCGGGCCTGCGGGCGGTCGTCCAGGCCGAAAACGCCCTCGACGATGCCGGCGAGATCCGCGGGCACGTGTACCGGCCCGCTGCGGCCCCGGAAGGTCACGCCGTCGTTCTCGTACAGGCCCAGAGTCACGCCGAAGGCCTCCTGCATCTGCGCGACCGAGCCGCGCAGGATCACGGTACGGCGCGCGGCGCTGCTCTCCACGGTGTCCAGGCCATGCTCGCGGGCGAAGTCCTCCACGCGGGTGAGGTCGTCCGCCGAGGCGCCGTATTCGCGGGCGAAGGCGGTTCGGGTCATCGGTTGGGCCGGCACGCCGCGCGGCTGGACGGCCGGAGCGCGCAGGCGCAGCGTCACGTCAAGCGTCTCGTCGGGCTGGGGGGCGCCCATCGGCCGGGCGGCGGCGGGCAGGGCGCGGGAGCTGCCGGTCACGGCGATGCTGGCGGGACGGACCTTTCTGGACATGGCATTCTCCTTACGCATCGGCGGCAGGGATCGGGGTGTTCGACGGTGTCCGTGACCAGTCTAGTCGGCGCCGCTTTGCTGTGGGCAGAAGATTCGAAAGGATTACGTAAGACGGGCGAACCGCCTCCCCTGAAGTGGTGCCGGCGCCGGAGCTGTCGCGTGTCGTGCGGGGGGATTTGTGTTCTCAGGCGTATGTCAGCTCCGC
This is a stretch of genomic DNA from Deinococcus metalli. It encodes these proteins:
- a CDS encoding S53 family peptidase, which gives rise to MSRKVRPASIAVTGSSRALPAAARPMGAPQPDETLDVTLRLRAPAVQPRGVPAQPMTRTAFAREYGASADDLTRVEDFAREHGLDTVESSAARRTVILRGSVAQMQEAFGVTLGLYENDGVTFRGRSGPVHVPADLAGIVEGVFGLDDRPQARPQFRLGSPVGQPGVAFPHAAGHGYTPVELAQAYQFPPGDGAGQTIAIIELGGGYTEADLSAYFTGLGLTTPAVTAVEVNGGRNDPSGDPSSADGEVLLDIEVAGAVAPGARIAVYFAPNTDAGFLNAITTAVHDAERRPSVVSISWGAAEAAWTEQAMRAMDDAFHDAAMLGVTVLCAAGDDGSGDRVGDGLAHTDFPASSPWATGCGGTRLDLDGGGRIAREVVWNTPGHGATGGGVSDVFPVPDYQQRVGVPPSANPGRRVGRGVPDIAGVADPQTGYRVRVDGQDMVIGGTSAVAPLWAGLVARLNAGREQPLGFLNPLLYGAGAQRDITSGDNGAYRAADGWDACTGLGSPDGQRWPALAGTGTAEQP